GTATCTTTACGTAAAGTAACTTTTGCTAATTCACTTTGTTTCACTAATTCAGTAAGTATTGCTGTATTGGCCTGAACATCTACTTGTCGTCTAGCAGATGGAGTCCGTCTAACATTTAACGCAGGATTTAGATTAAATGTATTATCATTAGCAATTGCTACACCTGTAATTGCACCATTAAGTTCATTTCGAATAGAATCAACTTGTCTATCTAGAATAGACATATTAATTCTTGCTTTTTTACTCTTAGTTTCTATATAAAACTCACCAACTTCCTTCGCTAAAGTTTCGCAAAAATATTTTGCAAATAATTCATTTTTAGAAGAAACATTAATATAAATAATAGATACTTTTTTATCTCTCTGTCCAACTGAAAAACCTTCTTTTAATAAATCATTATAGAGCACTCCTAAAATACTATCCTGCAAACGAGTAAAACTTTTACGATTAGAATTTGGTAAAAATTGAATCTTAGATAATTTGAGATCTTTCTTCCAATTTTCCCTCCATCGATTAGTCTGAATATACATCTCAGCTAAAGAGATTTCTTTTCCATCTACATT
This portion of the Flavobacterium panacagri genome encodes:
- a CDS encoding lipopolysaccharide biosynthesis protein, whose protein sequence is MDNKSIVENEEITFKELLQKGKDWYSYIRLQWKIILLAGIMGSSIGLLYSFLKKPIYTASLSFALEDDKAGGGLGGALGLASSFGLDLGGSGGGGVFSGSNLTEFFKSRSMVEKTLLSNVNVDGKEISLAEMYIQTNRWRENWKKDLKLSKIQFLPNSNRKSFTRLQDSILGVLYNDLLKEGFSVGQRDKKVSIIYINVSSKNELFAKYFCETLAKEVGEFYIETKSKKARINMSILDRQVDSIRNELNGAITGVAIANDNTFNLNPALNVRRTPSARRQVDVQANTAILTELVKQSELAKVTLRKDTPLIQIIDKPILPLPKEKFEKTKGLLMGGFLGSFIVILFFVFRRVFTDLIR